One window of Bacteroides sp. AN502(2024) genomic DNA carries:
- a CDS encoding DUF4954 family protein, translated as MKDYRRLTEDEILQLKSQSCLADDWGNVSVAEGFNCEYVHHTRFSGKVQLGVFEAEFTLPGEIKKHSGLRHVTLHNVSVGDNCCIENIQNYIANYEIGSDTFIENVDIILVDGLSTFGNGVEVAVLNETGGREVLINDKLSAHQAYILALYRHRPELINRMKSIADYYSNKHASTVGSIGNHVMILNTGSIKNVRIGDYCHICGTCRLSNGSINSNVTAPVHVGHGVICDDFIISSGSKVDDGTMLTRCFVGQSCKLGHNYSASDSLFFSNCQGENGEACAIFAGPFTVTHHKSTLLIAGMFSFMNAGSGSNQSNHMYKLGPIHQGTLERGAKTTSDSYILWPARVGAFSLVMGRHVNHADTSNLPFSYLIEQRNTTYLVPGVNLRSVGTIRDAQKWPKRDNRKDPNRLDYINYNLLSPYTIQKMFKGCSILKELRRVSGETSEIYSYQSAKIKNSSLNNGIRFYEIAIHKFLGNSIIKRLEGINFQSNEEIRQRLKPDTEIGIGEWVDVSGLIAPKSEIDRLLDGIEKGTVNRLKSINASFAEMHENYYTYEWTWAYHKIQEFYGLDPETITAQDIIGIVKAWQQAVVGLDRMVYEDAKKEFSLSSMTGFGADGSRDEMKQDFEQVRGDFESNTFVTAVLKHIEDKTALGSELIKRIETIE; from the coding sequence ATGAAAGACTATCGTAGATTGACTGAAGATGAGATACTTCAGTTGAAGAGCCAGTCGTGTCTGGCCGATGATTGGGGAAATGTATCAGTGGCAGAGGGCTTTAATTGTGAATACGTTCATCATACCCGTTTCTCGGGTAAAGTGCAACTGGGGGTATTCGAAGCAGAATTTACATTGCCGGGGGAGATTAAGAAACATTCGGGGTTACGTCATGTGACGTTGCATAATGTCTCGGTTGGTGATAACTGTTGCATTGAGAATATCCAGAACTATATTGCTAATTACGAAATAGGCAGTGATACCTTCATTGAGAATGTAGATATTATCTTAGTGGATGGGTTGAGCACTTTCGGCAATGGGGTAGAAGTGGCTGTTCTCAACGAAACAGGAGGACGTGAGGTTTTGATTAATGACAAATTATCTGCACATCAGGCATATATACTTGCATTATACCGCCACCGTCCCGAACTGATTAACCGCATGAAATCCATTGCGGATTATTATTCCAACAAGCATGCTTCTACTGTTGGCAGTATTGGTAATCATGTGATGATTCTCAACACAGGCTCGATCAAGAATGTCCGGATTGGTGATTACTGTCATATCTGTGGAACTTGCCGCTTATCCAATGGCAGTATCAATAGTAACGTGACGGCACCTGTTCATGTCGGACACGGTGTCATTTGTGATGACTTCATTATCTCTTCCGGCTCTAAAGTGGATGATGGCACGATGCTGACCCGGTGCTTCGTCGGCCAGTCCTGTAAGTTGGGACATAATTATTCCGCTTCGGATTCTTTATTCTTCAGTAATTGCCAGGGAGAGAACGGTGAGGCGTGCGCTATTTTTGCAGGTCCTTTCACTGTGACACACCATAAATCAACTCTGTTGATTGCCGGAATGTTCTCGTTTATGAATGCGGGTTCGGGTTCCAACCAAAGCAACCATATGTATAAGTTAGGTCCTATCCACCAGGGAACGCTGGAAAGAGGAGCAAAGACCACTTCCGACTCATATATCCTGTGGCCGGCACGTGTCGGAGCTTTCTCTTTGGTAATGGGACGCCATGTCAATCATGCCGATACTTCCAATCTTCCTTTTTCTTACCTGATAGAACAGCGGAATACCACTTATCTGGTCCCGGGAGTTAACTTGAGAAGCGTAGGAACCATCCGTGATGCACAAAAATGGCCAAAGCGTGATAATCGAAAAGATCCGAACCGGTTGGACTATATTAACTACAATCTGTTGAGCCCATATACCATTCAGAAGATGTTCAAAGGGTGTTCTATTTTGAAAGAGTTAAGACGCGTGTCCGGCGAAACTTCGGAAATTTATTCCTATCAGAGTGCTAAAATCAAGAACTCCTCTTTGAACAACGGAATTCGTTTCTATGAAATTGCCATTCACAAATTCTTAGGAAATTCTATTATAAAGCGATTGGAAGGTATCAACTTCCAGAGTAATGAAGAAATCCGTCAACGTCTGAAGCCTGATACGGAAATCGGAATCGGGGAGTGGGTAGACGTCTCCGGACTGATTGCTCCCAAAAGTGAAATCGACCGGTTGCTGGATGGCATTGAGAAGGGAACAGTCAATCGGTTGAAATCCATCAATGCAAGCTTTGCGGAAATGCACGAGAATTATTATACCTATGAATGGACATGGGCTTATCATAAGATTCAGGAATTCTATGGCTTGGATCCGGAAACGATTACAGCGCAAGATATTATCGGTATCGTGAAAGCGTGGCAGCAAGCTGTTGTCGGATTGGATAGGATGGTGTATGAGGATGCTAAAAAAGAATTCTCGTTGTCTTCTATGACCGGATTCGGTGCTGACGGCTCCCGCGATGAAATGAAGCAGGATTTTGAGCAAGTACGCGGTGATTTCGAAAGTAATACCTTTGTGACTGCCGTCTTGAAACATATTGAAGATAAAACGGCCCTGGGGAGCGAGCTTATCAAGCGAATCGAAACGATTGAATAA
- the pelA gene encoding pectate lyase, translating into MRASSLFLLLLLILTKASAQNSKATNYRKQRNYKEWVHIAPKFDDDFFKTEEAQRIGDNVLLYQQTTGGWPKNIYMPAELTEQEYKTALKAKEDANQSTIDNNATTTEIEYLSRLYLATQKEKYKEGALNGIQYLLKAQYENGGWPQFYPRPKGYYVQITYNDNAIVRVMNLLREIYEKKTPYIFLPEDICKQARKAFDKGIECILKTQVRQNGELTVWCAQHDRVTLEPCKARAYELPSLSGQESDNIVLLLMSLPNPSTEVVKSIEGAVKWFQKSEIKGLQKEYFTNSDGKKDYRMVPCEDCPTLWARFYELETNRPFFCDRDGIKKYEISEIGHERRNGYSWYNKDGSKVLKRYEKWKKEQNKQP; encoded by the coding sequence ATGAGAGCATCAAGTCTTTTCTTACTATTACTTCTTATCCTGACGAAAGCCTCAGCCCAAAACTCAAAAGCAACAAATTACAGAAAACAACGAAATTACAAAGAATGGGTACACATCGCTCCCAAATTTGACGATGATTTCTTCAAGACGGAAGAGGCACAACGCATCGGTGACAACGTGTTACTCTATCAACAAACAACCGGAGGCTGGCCCAAGAACATTTATATGCCGGCAGAGCTGACGGAGCAAGAATATAAGACTGCACTAAAAGCCAAAGAGGACGCCAACCAAAGCACAATCGACAACAACGCCACTACCACGGAAATCGAATATCTGTCACGGCTTTATCTGGCTACGCAAAAGGAGAAGTATAAAGAAGGAGCACTGAACGGTATTCAATATCTACTCAAAGCACAATATGAGAACGGTGGATGGCCTCAATTTTATCCGCGTCCCAAAGGTTATTACGTACAAATCACCTACAATGACAATGCAATAGTGAGAGTGATGAATCTGCTTCGGGAAATATACGAAAAGAAGACTCCTTACATCTTCCTGCCTGAAGATATCTGCAAACAAGCACGCAAAGCTTTTGATAAAGGCATAGAGTGCATACTCAAAACACAGGTGCGCCAAAACGGAGAATTGACAGTATGGTGCGCCCAGCACGACCGTGTCACTCTGGAACCATGCAAAGCACGTGCTTACGAACTTCCGTCATTAAGCGGCCAAGAGTCAGACAATATTGTATTACTACTTATGTCACTCCCCAATCCATCCACAGAAGTTGTAAAATCGATAGAAGGAGCCGTTAAATGGTTCCAGAAGTCGGAAATCAAAGGGCTACAGAAAGAATATTTCACGAACAGTGATGGCAAAAAAGACTATCGCATGGTTCCTTGTGAAGACTGTCCCACTCTTTGGGCACGCTTTTACGAACTGGAAACTAACCGACCTTTTTTCTGTGACCGTGACGGCATTAAAAAATATGAAATCTCGGAAATCGGGCACGAACGCCGAAATGGTTATAGCTGGTATAACAAAGATGGAAGTAAGGTGCTGAAAAGATACGAAAAATGGAAGAAAGAACAGAATAAACAACCATAA
- the hflX gene encoding GTPase HflX: MKEFIISEAKVETAVLVGLITQTQDERKTNEYLDELAFLAETAGAEVVKRFTQKLPTANSVTYVGKGKLEEIRQYIRNEEEAEREVGMVIFDDELSAKQIRNIEAELKVKILDRTSLILDIFAMRAQTANAKTQVELAQYKYMLPRLQRLWTHLERQGGGSGAGGGKGFVGLRGPGETQLEMDRRIILNRMSLLKERLADIDKQKSTQRKNRGRMIRVALVGYTNVGKSTLMNLLSKSEVFAENKLFATLDTTVRKVIIDNLPFLLSDTVGFIRKLPTDLVESFKSTLDEVREADLLVHVVDISHPGFEEQIEVVNKTLADIGGGGKPMILVFNKIDAYTYVEKAPDDLTPRTKENLTLEELMKTWMAKMEDNCLFISARERINIDELKNVVYRRVKELHVQKYPYNDFLYQTYEEEE, from the coding sequence ATGAAAGAATTTATAATATCCGAAGCCAAAGTAGAAACAGCAGTGCTTGTAGGGCTCATCACACAAACACAGGATGAGCGTAAGACGAACGAGTATCTGGATGAATTGGCGTTCCTTGCCGAGACGGCTGGGGCGGAAGTTGTGAAACGATTTACGCAGAAGTTGCCGACGGCCAACTCTGTGACTTATGTCGGAAAAGGAAAGTTGGAAGAAATCAGACAATATATTCGTAATGAAGAGGAAGCAGAACGTGAAGTAGGAATGGTCATCTTTGATGACGAACTTTCCGCGAAACAGATTCGTAATATTGAAGCTGAATTGAAAGTGAAAATATTGGACCGTACTTCACTGATTCTTGATATATTTGCCATGCGTGCACAGACTGCCAATGCAAAGACACAGGTGGAACTGGCACAGTATAAATATATGCTGCCACGTTTGCAGCGACTTTGGACTCACTTGGAACGTCAGGGAGGTGGTTCCGGCGCCGGTGGTGGTAAAGGTTTCGTGGGACTTCGTGGCCCGGGTGAAACACAGCTCGAGATGGACCGCCGTATCATTCTGAACCGTATGTCATTGCTAAAAGAACGTTTGGCAGACATTGATAAGCAGAAATCTACCCAGCGTAAGAATCGCGGGCGTATGATACGTGTTGCACTGGTCGGTTATACCAATGTGGGGAAATCAACCCTGATGAACCTTCTCTCAAAGAGTGAGGTCTTTGCAGAAAATAAACTGTTCGCAACGTTGGATACCACTGTTCGCAAAGTGATTATCGATAATCTACCGTTTCTGTTGTCGGATACGGTAGGATTTATTCGTAAGTTGCCTACCGATCTGGTGGAATCTTTCAAATCGACCTTGGATGAGGTGCGTGAGGCGGATTTGCTTGTGCACGTAGTCGATATTTCACACCCCGGATTTGAAGAACAGATTGAAGTGGTGAATAAGACACTTGCCGATATTGGCGGCGGTGGCAAACCTATGATACTTGTATTTAACAAAATAGACGCCTATACCTACGTGGAGAAAGCGCCGGACGACCTTACCCCCCGAACTAAGGAAAACTTAACACTCGAAGAACTGATGAAGACGTGGATGGCAAAGATGGAGGATAACTGCCTTTTTATTTCTGCCCGCGAACGAATCAATATAGACGAACTGAAAAATGTAGTTTATCGGCGAGTGAAAGAATTACACGTTCAGAAATACCCCTATAACGATTTTCTTTATCAGACTTACGAAGAAGAGGAATAA
- a CDS encoding SusC/RagA family TonB-linked outer membrane protein has product MKRKLMLLLACLFVGIGLVTAQTQKVTGVVISEEDGQPVVGASVLVKGTTMGTITDVNGNFNLSNVPSSAKTLQISYIGMQTQEVVIKPGLKVVLKSDSQKLDEVVVTAMGIKRSEKSLGYSVTSVKGDEITKARESNVLNSLSGKIAGVQIGQSSGTAGGSSSIQIRGASSIGSVSSPLFIVDGLPIDNGAYNPDRTNGIVDVGNRAGDISSDDIESINVLKGAAATALYGARAKDGAIVITTKKGSRNSQVSVTVNSSTRFENVLKLPEFQNDYAQGSYGKYNVKMLNGWGPKISSVQDQTFADFKGDQVTLQAYPDNVKDFYETGMSYINNVAIAGGTERSDFRISVSTTNQTGVVPGSDYNKYAFSVNGGMNFTKNFTGRVSAQYIRSDSEGRPAQGSNDNNLLIPLINGMPRTVNINDVKSNWIDEYGKQISLDPEGKSNNPYWIINKNKFTNQLDRLIGNIVLTYKPIEGLTISNNAGTDFYTETRRKVYSKGTIGNLEGQFQTWDLYKRILNNDLMISYEKTFAGDYGIKVMLGHNIYQEDWRNSNVLAQNLVVDGLYTYTNAKTTSPVNYTSKKRLVGLYGDISFSYKNMVFLDVTGRNDWSSTLPVNNRSYFYPSISGSFIFTELIKNKEVLSYGKLRMSYANVGSDEQPYELAFQYTPVNSYFLQYNLTNVFPHNGLVGFTGPRVLPNENLKPQNQASFEVGTDLRFFQNRVRLDLTYYKSVTKNQIVSIDVPLSTGYFANNINAGKVSNKGVEIALGITPVQTKNFKWDLEATFAKNTQKVDELVEGLDEYSLTSGLSGLQVKAEVGGSFGLYGTGWKRDDSGNYVINEKTGLREIVNNVRLGDVYPDFTMGINNTFSYKGFTLSFLMDIRQGGSLYSQTVGSLRTSGLAAETVAHREDASFIEPGVILQSDGTYRVNDVPVKSMQDYWEHVAKSSNNEGNIFDASYVKLRELNFSYSFPRKWFRSFFVKSLDLGFEARNLWIIKDHVPHIDPEANFFGPAQIGGGVEFNSIPTTRSFGFNIRLTL; this is encoded by the coding sequence ATGAAAAGAAAATTGATGCTGTTATTGGCATGCCTTTTTGTAGGCATAGGCCTGGTAACTGCTCAGACTCAAAAGGTCACAGGCGTTGTGATTTCTGAAGAAGACGGGCAGCCGGTTGTTGGCGCTTCTGTGTTGGTAAAAGGTACCACTATGGGTACAATCACAGACGTGAATGGTAATTTTAATTTGTCGAACGTACCAAGTTCTGCAAAGACTTTGCAGATTTCGTATATCGGTATGCAGACTCAGGAAGTGGTTATAAAACCGGGTCTGAAGGTTGTTCTAAAGTCAGATTCTCAGAAACTTGATGAAGTTGTGGTGACTGCAATGGGAATTAAACGTTCTGAGAAGTCTTTGGGGTATTCGGTGACAAGTGTTAAGGGTGATGAAATAACCAAAGCACGTGAAAGTAATGTTTTGAACTCATTATCAGGTAAGATTGCTGGTGTACAGATTGGACAGTCGTCAGGTACTGCAGGAGGAAGTTCTAGTATTCAGATACGTGGCGCTTCTTCTATTGGTAGTGTTTCTTCTCCACTTTTCATTGTTGATGGGTTACCTATTGACAATGGTGCATATAATCCGGACAGAACTAATGGTATTGTTGATGTTGGGAATCGTGCAGGAGATATTAGTTCTGATGATATTGAGTCTATTAATGTTTTAAAAGGAGCAGCGGCAACTGCATTGTATGGTGCACGTGCGAAAGATGGTGCTATCGTAATAACTACAAAAAAAGGTAGTCGTAATTCGCAAGTGTCTGTTACGGTTAATTCTTCCACACGTTTTGAAAATGTTTTGAAGTTACCAGAGTTTCAAAATGATTATGCACAAGGGAGCTATGGTAAATATAATGTGAAAATGTTGAATGGTTGGGGACCTAAGATATCCTCGGTACAAGATCAGACATTTGCGGATTTCAAGGGAGATCAGGTTACTTTGCAGGCATATCCTGACAATGTGAAAGATTTCTATGAGACAGGTATGAGTTACATTAATAATGTTGCGATTGCCGGTGGTACAGAACGTTCGGATTTTAGAATTAGTGTCTCTACTACTAATCAAACAGGGGTAGTGCCCGGATCCGATTATAATAAATATGCTTTTTCTGTTAATGGTGGTATGAATTTTACCAAAAATTTCACAGGGCGAGTTTCTGCACAATATATCCGTTCAGATTCGGAAGGACGGCCTGCTCAAGGTTCTAATGATAATAATTTGCTCATTCCTTTGATCAACGGTATGCCACGTACGGTAAATATCAATGATGTGAAAAGTAATTGGATTGATGAGTATGGCAAACAAATATCTTTGGATCCGGAGGGAAAAAGTAATAATCCATATTGGATAATCAACAAGAATAAATTTACTAATCAATTGGATCGTCTGATCGGCAATATTGTGTTGACGTATAAACCGATAGAAGGATTGACCATTTCGAATAACGCAGGAACTGACTTTTATACGGAAACTAGACGTAAAGTATATTCGAAAGGGACAATTGGTAACCTTGAAGGGCAGTTCCAGACATGGGATCTCTATAAGCGTATTTTGAATAATGATTTGATGATATCGTATGAAAAAACATTTGCGGGAGATTATGGGATAAAAGTAATGTTGGGACACAATATTTATCAGGAAGACTGGAGAAATAGTAATGTGTTGGCACAAAATCTGGTTGTTGATGGATTGTATACATACACTAATGCCAAGACAACAAGTCCTGTGAATTATACTTCTAAGAAACGCCTGGTAGGTCTTTACGGAGATATAAGCTTCAGCTATAAGAATATGGTATTCTTGGATGTGACGGGAAGAAATGACTGGTCATCTACACTACCTGTTAATAATCGTTCTTATTTTTATCCGTCCATCAGTGGTAGTTTTATTTTTACAGAATTGATAAAGAATAAGGAGGTTCTGAGCTATGGAAAGTTGCGTATGAGTTATGCTAATGTAGGTAGTGATGAGCAGCCATACGAATTGGCGTTTCAATATACTCCGGTTAATTCCTACTTTTTGCAGTATAATTTAACGAACGTCTTTCCTCATAATGGATTAGTCGGATTTACAGGTCCGCGTGTATTGCCGAACGAGAATCTCAAACCGCAAAATCAGGCATCATTTGAGGTCGGTACTGATTTGCGTTTTTTCCAGAATCGTGTTCGTTTAGACTTGACTTATTATAAAAGTGTAACTAAAAATCAAATCGTAAGTATTGATGTGCCTTTGTCCACTGGGTATTTTGCCAATAATATTAATGCGGGAAAAGTGTCTAATAAAGGGGTTGAAATTGCATTAGGAATTACTCCTGTACAAACAAAGAATTTTAAATGGGATTTGGAGGCTACTTTTGCAAAAAATACCCAGAAAGTCGATGAATTGGTAGAAGGGTTGGATGAGTACTCGTTGACTAGTGGATTGAGTGGATTGCAGGTAAAAGCAGAAGTTGGTGGTTCGTTTGGTCTGTATGGTACAGGTTGGAAACGTGATGATTCAGGCAATTATGTTATTAACGAAAAGACAGGACTTCGTGAAATTGTAAACAATGTACGTTTGGGAGATGTTTACCCTGATTTTACAATGGGTATTAATAATACATTCTCTTATAAGGGGTTCACATTGAGTTTCTTAATGGATATTCGTCAGGGAGGCTCTCTTTACTCTCAAACAGTGGGTAGCTTGCGTACTTCCGGACTTGCGGCTGAAACAGTTGCCCATCGGGAAGATGCATCATTTATTGAACCGGGAGTCATCTTACAGTCGGATGGAACTTACAGAGTTAATGATGTGCCGGTTAAAAGTATGCAGGATTATTGGGAACATGTAGCAAAATCAAGTAATAATGAGGGTAATATTTTCGATGCTTCATATGTTAAATTACGTGAGTTGAACTTTTCTTATAGTTTTCCTAGAAAATGGTTCAGAAGTTTCTTTGTCAAATCTCTTGACTTAGGTTTTGAAGCTCGTAATCTTTGGATTATAAAAGATCATGTTCCTCATATTGATCCGGAAGCTAACTTTTTCGGACCTGCACAGATTGGTGGGGGAGTTGAGTTCAATAGTATTCCAACAACAAGAAGTTTCGGATTTAATATTAGATTGACATTATAA
- a CDS encoding SusD/RagB family nutrient-binding outer membrane lipoprotein, whose product MKNRRSIYTIAVIFACVILSSCSDWLDVNHNPNSAEKVDPGYLFNYAVVNWAGSRTGGDAYIPLSQSIQCQADGGDEYGGWAEGYYVISPYSIGNTWKHYYSAGGNNLQLAIKNAQEATPVNHNGIAQCKIILAQHIYETTMIWGDIPFTEAWIEGVKYPKFDSQEVVLNGVVSLLDEALNEINLDDPLAITDYDIFYKGDMQKWTRIAKSLKFRTLMTMVDKDPTKAGQIGELINDGGMISSADDNLQFPYLQTAGNENPKYKLLEKYTNGINNLFFANNSVLKPMQERNDSRISRYFEPGIDGVYRGLDTRQVADKTDDENADLLSSVISKYLFRKEAPLLIYSYQEQLFFEAEAYVRGLGVTPNLSKANELYKKAIQTACDYYEADPAKTADFINALDDLNTLESDKALYEIHMQQWIDLMDRPLEAFVQWRRSGADGNEVPALTVPAEATSRELIRRWEYSPEEMTANPNAPKESPKIWEKLWFDL is encoded by the coding sequence ATGAAAAATAGAAGATCAATATATACTATAGCAGTCATATTTGCATGTGTTATTTTGAGCTCATGTAGTGACTGGTTGGATGTTAATCATAATCCAAATTCAGCGGAAAAGGTGGATCCCGGATATTTGTTCAATTATGCAGTTGTGAATTGGGCGGGTAGTCGTACCGGTGGAGATGCTTACATTCCTCTTTCTCAAAGTATCCAGTGTCAGGCAGACGGTGGTGATGAGTATGGGGGCTGGGCGGAAGGTTATTATGTCATAAGTCCATATAGTATTGGTAATACATGGAAACATTACTATTCCGCTGGAGGTAATAATTTGCAGTTAGCTATCAAAAATGCACAAGAAGCTACTCCTGTCAATCATAATGGAATTGCTCAATGTAAAATTATTCTAGCTCAACATATTTATGAAACAACAATGATATGGGGGGATATTCCTTTTACAGAGGCTTGGATTGAAGGGGTTAAATATCCGAAATTTGATTCTCAGGAAGTGGTCTTGAATGGTGTAGTAAGTTTGTTGGATGAAGCGTTGAATGAGATTAATTTGGATGATCCTTTGGCTATTACTGATTACGATATTTTTTATAAAGGTGATATGCAAAAGTGGACTCGGATAGCCAAATCTTTAAAATTCAGAACTTTAATGACGATGGTGGATAAAGATCCGACAAAAGCTGGGCAGATTGGAGAGCTGATAAACGATGGTGGTATGATTAGCTCGGCTGATGATAATCTGCAATTTCCTTATTTACAGACTGCAGGTAATGAAAATCCTAAATATAAACTATTGGAGAAGTATACAAATGGCATCAATAATCTGTTTTTTGCAAATAATAGTGTGTTGAAACCTATGCAGGAACGTAATGATTCACGTATTTCCAGATATTTTGAGCCGGGAATCGACGGGGTATATCGAGGCTTGGATACACGCCAGGTAGCAGACAAAACTGATGATGAAAATGCGGATTTATTATCTTCCGTTATAAGTAAGTATCTTTTTAGAAAAGAGGCGCCTTTATTGATTTATTCTTATCAGGAACAATTGTTTTTTGAGGCGGAAGCGTATGTGCGTGGGTTGGGAGTAACCCCTAATTTGTCGAAAGCCAATGAATTATATAAAAAAGCTATTCAAACAGCTTGTGATTATTATGAGGCAGATCCGGCAAAGACGGCTGATTTTATTAATGCTTTGGATGATTTAAATACATTAGAATCCGATAAAGCCTTGTACGAGATTCATATGCAGCAATGGATTGACTTGATGGACAGACCATTGGAGGCATTTGTACAGTGGAGAAGGTCGGGAGCTGATGGAAATGAGGTGCCTGCACTTACTGTGCCGGCAGAAGCTACCTCCCGGGAACTTATTCGTAGATGGGAATATAGTCCTGAAGAAATGACGGCTAATCCCAATGCGCCCAAAGAATCTCCGAAAATTTGGGAAAAACTATGGTTTGATTTATAA
- a CDS encoding fumarate hydratase has protein sequence MATPPFKYQPMFEKGKDTTEYYLLTKDYVSVSEFEGNPILKIEKEGLTAMANAAFRDVSFMLRRSHNEQVAKILSDPEASENDKYVALTFLRNAEVASKGVLPFCQDTGTAIIHGEKGQQVWTGYSDEEALSLGVYQTYTEENLRYSQNAPLNMYDEVNTKCNLPAQIDIEATEGMEYEFLCVTKGGGSANKTYLYQETKAILNPGTLVPFLVEKMKTLGTAACPPYHIAFVIGGTSAEKNLLTVKLASTHFYDNLPTTGNEYGRAFRDIELEKEVLAEAHKIGLGAQFGGKYLAHDVRIIRLPRHGASCPVGLGVSCSADRNIKCKINKEGIWIEKLDSNPGELIPVELRQSGEGDVVKIDLNRPMPEILKELTKYPVATRLSLNGTIIVGRDIAHAKLKERLDRGEDLPQYMKDHPIYYAGPAKTPEGMACGSMGPTTAGRMDPYVDLFQSHGGSMIMLAKGNRSQQVTDACKKYGGFYLGSIGGPAAILAKNNIKSIECVEYPELGMEAIWKIEVEDFPAFILVDDKGNDFFKQLKPWNCTK, from the coding sequence ATGGCAACACCTCCGTTTAAGTATCAGCCCATGTTTGAGAAGGGAAAAGATACAACTGAGTATTATCTGCTTACAAAAGACTATGTATCAGTAAGCGAGTTTGAAGGAAATCCCATCCTGAAAATAGAGAAAGAAGGTTTGACTGCGATGGCTAATGCAGCTTTTCGTGATGTATCATTCATGCTTCGTCGTTCGCATAACGAACAAGTTGCTAAGATTCTGAGTGATCCGGAAGCAAGTGAAAATGATAAGTATGTGGCACTGACTTTCCTGCGTAACGCGGAAGTTGCTTCCAAAGGTGTACTTCCTTTCTGTCAGGACACGGGTACTGCTATTATCCACGGTGAAAAAGGGCAACAGGTATGGACCGGATATTCTGACGAAGAGGCTCTTTCACTGGGTGTATATCAAACATATACCGAAGAGAACCTGCGTTACTCACAGAATGCACCTTTGAACATGTATGACGAGGTAAATACCAAATGTAACCTCCCTGCGCAGATTGATATCGAGGCTACCGAAGGTATGGAATACGAGTTCCTTTGCGTAACAAAAGGTGGTGGCTCTGCCAACAAAACATATTTGTATCAGGAAACAAAAGCTATCCTGAACCCCGGTACACTGGTACCTTTTTTGGTAGAAAAGATGAAAACATTGGGAACAGCTGCTTGTCCTCCTTATCATATCGCTTTCGTTATCGGTGGTACTTCAGCAGAGAAGAACCTGTTGACAGTGAAGCTGGCTTCTACTCATTTCTATGATAATCTACCGACTACCGGAAATGAATATGGCCGTGCATTCCGCGACATCGAATTGGAAAAAGAAGTATTGGCAGAAGCTCACAAAATTGGGCTGGGTGCACAATTCGGAGGTAAATATCTTGCTCATGACGTACGTATCATCCGTTTGCCTCGTCACGGTGCTTCTTGTCCGGTAGGTTTAGGGGTATCTTGCTCTGCCGACCGTAACATCAAATGTAAAATCAATAAGGAAGGTATCTGGATTGAGAAACTGGATTCAAATCCTGGCGAACTTATTCCTGTAGAGCTGCGTCAGTCAGGTGAAGGTGATGTTGTAAAGATAGACCTGAACCGTCCGATGCCGGAAATTCTGAAAGAACTGACTAAATATCCGGTAGCTACCCGTCTGTCACTGAACGGAACAATCATCGTAGGTCGTGATATCGCTCATGCTAAACTGAAAGAACGTTTGGATCGGGGTGAAGACTTGCCACAGTATATGAAGGATCATCCTATTTATTATGCAGGTCCGGCAAAAACTCCGGAAGGCATGGCCTGTGGTTCTATGGGGCCTACTACGGCAGGACGTATGGACCCGTATGTTGATCTTTTCCAAAGTCACGGTGGTAGCATGATCATGTTGGCAAAAGGTAACCGTAGCCAACAGGTCACAGATGCTTGTAAGAAGTATGGTGGTTTCTATCTTGGCTCTATCGGAGGTCCGGCAGCTATCCTTGCGAAGAATAATATCAAGAGCATCGAATGTGTGGAATATCCGGAGCTGGGCATGGAAGCTATTTGGAAGATTGAAGTCGAAGATTTCCCGGCATTTATCCTGGTAGATGATAAAGGAAATGACTTCTTCAAACAGTTGAAACCGTGGAATTGTACAAAATAA